One region of Lebetimonas natsushimae genomic DNA includes:
- a CDS encoding HlyD family secretion protein produces the protein MKKKIALIVFAVLIGISLFVLVKYIIFSKNYATSNAVFVKTDSLTNLSFKIPGKIEKIYVNEGESVKKGELLAKLNTKDLEIQRKELINQIEALNKKIEASVIQKDKLSKDIDENIDLINVQIKKLSKLIEAKKYAIKAKENKLQKLQNDYKRFSRLYKNKKISIEKFENVKTAFLALQNEINADKKILESMYEDKNALFIKLKLAENNKKEISRLAKLIQSMKSQLEALNDKLALINQHIKDSFIYAPFNGKIAKKFTNANEVVNAGTKILSIVNPKDLYVLVLLEETKLKGIKTGNYVKIHIDTTDKDYEGYVNKILPASAATFALVPRDISSGEFTKLSQRFYIRIKFKKIPDDVLVGMSGEVEIARN, from the coding sequence ATGAAAAAGAAAATTGCTTTGATTGTTTTTGCTGTTTTGATAGGAATTTCTTTATTTGTATTAGTTAAATATATAATTTTTTCAAAAAATTACGCTACTTCAAATGCCGTATTTGTAAAAACGGATTCTTTAACAAATCTATCTTTTAAAATTCCCGGGAAAATAGAAAAAATTTATGTAAATGAGGGTGAGAGTGTAAAAAAAGGTGAATTGCTTGCAAAACTTAATACAAAAGATTTGGAAATTCAAAGAAAAGAACTGATTAATCAAATAGAGGCTTTGAATAAAAAAATTGAGGCAAGTGTAATTCAAAAAGATAAATTGAGCAAAGATATAGATGAAAATATAGATTTGATAAATGTGCAGATTAAAAAACTTTCTAAGCTAATCGAAGCAAAAAAATATGCAATTAAAGCCAAAGAAAATAAGCTTCAGAAACTTCAAAACGATTATAAAAGATTCAGCAGACTTTATAAAAATAAAAAAATTTCTATTGAAAAGTTTGAAAATGTAAAAACTGCTTTTCTTGCCTTACAAAATGAAATAAATGCGGATAAAAAAATACTAGAAAGTATGTATGAAGATAAAAATGCTTTGTTTATAAAATTAAAACTTGCGGAAAATAATAAAAAAGAAATAAGTAGACTTGCTAAACTTATTCAATCAATGAAATCGCAGTTAGAAGCTTTAAATGATAAATTAGCTTTAATTAATCAGCATATAAAAGACAGTTTCATTTATGCTCCTTTTAACGGCAAAATAGCTAAAAAATTTACAAATGCTAATGAGGTTGTGAATGCTGGAACTAAGATTTTGAGTATTGTAAATCCGAAGGATTTGTATGTTTTGGTTTTGCTTGAAGAGACTAAATTGAAAGGTATAAAAACAGGAAATTATGTAAAAATTCATATCGATACGACCGATAAGGATTATGAGGGGTATGTAAATAAAATTTTGCCTGCAAGTGCTGCGACTTTTGCGCTTGTTCCAAGGGATATAAGCAGCGGGGAATTTACTAAACTCTCTCAAAGATTTTATATAAGGATTAAGTTTAAAAAAATTCCTGATGATGTGCTGGTTGGGATGAGCGGAGAAGTTGAAATTGCGAGAAATTGA
- a CDS encoding DHA2 family efflux MFS transporter permease subunit — translation MQTKLFTFNFALYIILIITGAFMAVLDTTVVDIIVPRLKGPLSTDMYGVQWVITAYMTAAAAGLLVVEWLIKRYGNKWVYIVGVGLFSLASFLCGISNSLGFIISARVVQGFAEALIMVTAHMMIFSLFPPDKKGIAMGIFALGVAFAPAIGPTLGGYLSEWFGWRSVFFVNVPIGIIIVIFGSLLLPDIGKREKYPLNVISFIFLSISTVALLILLSKGQQYGWFNSSFIVYLGFITWFGFLFFVMSEYFSKVRLFEYSLFKHPFYTLGILIYFILLGFSMYQYFYLIPVFYEHIKGLSSIQSGLGVLGFGIWIGIVSIIAGNVSDKIGPVPVLVAAGVIYLITSFYFFPPINYYMSFIEAVFRTMPFGIAMGMFFAPVTVLVMNAAKDKGEQAIVVMDYVRFVGGSFGTAIATNSMFFYKDKEYEGIVSLQNYSLVSDLLEKLKFVFGEAGEVILRNLQEFMAMNYGFKYVWLNAAFWGLVGSLFVFLLPVAKKWVTENGECKMKSEKRKI, via the coding sequence ATGCAAACTAAACTTTTCACTTTTAACTTTGCACTTTACATTATTTTAATCATTACCGGCGCTTTTATGGCTGTTTTGGATACGACGGTGGTTGATATTATTGTTCCAAGGCTTAAGGGACCGCTTTCAACGGATATGTATGGGGTGCAGTGGGTAATTACTGCATATATGACTGCGGCGGCTGCCGGGCTTTTGGTGGTTGAGTGGCTTATAAAAAGATATGGAAACAAATGGGTTTATATTGTGGGGGTGGGGCTTTTCAGTTTGGCTTCTTTTCTTTGCGGAATTTCAAATTCTCTTGGCTTTATTATAAGTGCGAGGGTAGTTCAGGGATTTGCCGAGGCTTTGATAATGGTTACAGCCCATATGATGATTTTTTCTCTGTTTCCTCCAGATAAAAAAGGTATTGCCATGGGGATTTTTGCCCTCGGGGTTGCCTTTGCCCCGGCAATAGGACCTACGCTCGGGGGGTATCTGAGTGAGTGGTTTGGCTGGAGGAGTGTATTTTTTGTAAATGTACCGATAGGAATAATCATAGTGATTTTTGGAAGTCTGCTTTTGCCAGATATCGGTAAAAGAGAAAAGTATCCTTTAAATGTAATATCTTTTATTTTTCTCTCTATCTCAACTGTTGCTCTTTTGATACTGCTCAGTAAAGGTCAGCAGTATGGATGGTTTAATTCTTCTTTTATAGTTTATCTTGGGTTTATTACCTGGTTTGGATTTTTATTTTTTGTAATGAGTGAATATTTTTCTAAAGTGAGATTATTTGAATATTCTTTATTTAAACATCCTTTTTATACTTTGGGTATTTTGATTTATTTTATTTTGCTAGGGTTTTCAATGTATCAGTATTTTTATCTGATACCTGTTTTTTATGAACACATAAAAGGGCTTAGTTCCATTCAATCGGGTCTTGGAGTGCTTGGATTTGGTATATGGATAGGAATTGTTAGTATTATTGCCGGAAATGTCAGTGATAAAATAGGACCTGTGCCTGTTCTTGTTGCGGCCGGAGTGATTTATCTGATAACTTCATTTTATTTTTTCCCTCCGATTAATTATTATATGAGCTTTATTGAAGCGGTTTTTAGAACTATGCCTTTTGGAATTGCAATGGGTATGTTTTTTGCCCCTGTAACAGTTCTTGTAATGAATGCTGCAAAAGACAAAGGCGAGCAAGCTATTGTGGTAATGGATTATGTGAGGTTTGTAGGAGGAAGTTTCGGGACAGCAATTGCCACTAATTCAATGTTTTTTTATAAAGATAAAGAATATGAGGGGATTGTAAGTTTGCAAAATTATTCATTAGTCAGTGATTTACTTGAAAAATTAAAATTTGTTTTTGGTGAAGCTGGTGAGGTGATATTAAGAAATCTGCAGGAATTTATGGCTATGAATTACGGGTTTAAATATGTTTGGTTAAATGCCGCTTTTTGGGGATTAGTGGGCAGTTTGTTTGTATTTTTACTGCCGGTGGCCAAAAAATGGGTAACGGAAAACGGAGAGTGTAAAATGAAAAGTGAAAAACGAAAAATTTAA
- a CDS encoding mannose-1-phosphate guanylyltransferase/mannose-6-phosphate isomerase — protein MKAVILAGGSGTRLFPLSRKKFPKQFLNLGDSESLFQKTVKRNLKALKDINDVIIITNNDYQFHVKNQLKDIFNNKLNLILEPVGRNTAPAIALAIKYAFEKLGVGENEILFVSPSDHLISPDDKFAEYIKEAEKLAKKGYIVTFGVNPTKPETGYGYIEAGDLAENAYKVKQFHEKPNLKTAQKYLMAGNYYWNSGMFAFSIETILEEFKKFVPEIYEKIENSSFEEVIKDFENMPDISIDYAVMEKTDKAVVLPLNIIWSDVGSWDSVYDVLDKDENQNVKIGNIIDIDTKNSLIMGEDRLIATIGVDSLMVIETSDAIVVAKKGQGQQIKNLVSLLKNNSQTKELTEFHKTVYRPWGSYTELEKGERYRIKKIVVNPGEQLSLQLHYHRSEHWIVVKGTAKVVLGDEKGNLKEFFIHENESTYVPKSTKHRLINPGKIPLELIEVQVGEYVEEDDIIRFNDKYKRV, from the coding sequence ATGAAAGCAGTCATTTTAGCAGGGGGGAGTGGAACAAGATTATTTCCATTATCAAGAAAAAAATTTCCTAAACAGTTTTTAAATTTAGGAGATAGTGAAAGTTTGTTTCAAAAAACAGTAAAAAGAAATTTAAAAGCTTTAAAAGATATAAATGATGTAATAATAATTACAAACAATGATTATCAGTTTCATGTAAAAAATCAATTAAAAGATATTTTTAATAATAAATTAAATTTGATTTTAGAACCTGTAGGGAGAAATACAGCACCGGCAATTGCATTGGCTATAAAATACGCATTTGAAAAATTAGGGGTGGGTGAAAACGAAATTTTGTTTGTTTCACCGTCTGATCATTTAATTTCTCCTGATGATAAATTTGCAGAATATATTAAAGAAGCTGAAAAACTTGCTAAAAAAGGATATATTGTTACATTTGGAGTAAATCCTACTAAACCTGAGACTGGATATGGATATATTGAAGCGGGAGATTTAGCTGAAAATGCTTATAAAGTTAAACAGTTTCATGAAAAGCCGAATTTAAAAACAGCTCAAAAATATTTAATGGCGGGTAACTATTATTGGAACAGTGGGATGTTTGCTTTTAGTATAGAAACAATTTTAGAAGAATTTAAAAAATTTGTTCCTGAAATTTATGAAAAAATTGAAAATTCTTCATTTGAAGAGGTAATTAAAGATTTTGAAAATATGCCTGATATTTCAATAGATTATGCCGTAATGGAAAAAACTGATAAAGCTGTTGTTTTACCTCTTAATATTATATGGTCTGATGTTGGTTCTTGGGACAGTGTTTATGATGTTTTAGATAAAGATGAAAATCAGAATGTAAAAATAGGTAATATTATTGATATTGATACGAAAAATTCCCTTATTATGGGTGAAGACAGGCTTATTGCCACAATCGGGGTAGATAGTTTAATGGTTATAGAAACGTCTGATGCTATTGTAGTAGCTAAAAAAGGACAAGGGCAACAAATAAAAAATTTGGTATCTTTATTAAAAAATAATTCACAGACAAAAGAGTTGACTGAATTTCATAAAACGGTTTACAGACCGTGGGGAAGTTATACAGAACTTGAAAAAGGAGAAAGATATAGAATAAAAAAAATAGTGGTAAATCCGGGAGAACAGCTTAGTTTGCAGTTGCATTATCACAGAAGTGAACATTGGATAGTTGTAAAAGGAACGGCAAAAGTTGTGTTAGGTGATGAAAAAGGAAATTTAAAAGAATTTTTTATACATGAAAATGAAAGCACATATGTACCTAAATCTACAAAACACAGACTAATTAATCCGGGTAAAATTCCACTTGAACTTATAGAAGTTCAGGTAGGAGAATATGTTGAAGAAGATGATATTATAAGATTTAACGATAAATACAAAAGAGTTTAA
- a CDS encoding ATP-binding cassette domain-containing protein produces the protein MKSEKLIFETKNVTVKYKNKIAIKDASIKGYEKEIIGFIGADGAGKSSFMYAISGVKDFEGEISYYGFIYKNIKEAEKLKKDTGFMPQGLGLVLYKNLSVKEHLDFFSDIRNLKRDDEYWEYRERLLKMAGLYEFQERLAKNLSGGMKQKLSLICTLIHKPKLLILDEPTTGVDPLSRRELWKILDETRSGLTIVSTAYMQEAALMDRVYLFDEGKIIAGGKPKELMDSIKNYVYEETKCDECITFNKTTYSLKPLKAHHKEPTLEGLFFVNALKDNKIPPKMIIKESKKSLPAIVLQAKALTKRFGDFTADDHVNLELKKGEILGLLGANGAGKTTLIKMLLGLYPIDEGELILLGRKIKSYEDRIELKSKIGYMSQLFALYKDMTIRENLIYFANMHKIPLVKAHNLIKEYAKSLGFYEYLDEFPKDVPLGINQRFSLTAAIMHEPVVLFLDEPTSGVDTIARAQFWDILHQLKEKWGISIIVTTHYMSEAEYCDRVVVLKRGKKIVDDSVENLHKKFPEARSFEEIFIKFYEESN, from the coding sequence ATGAAAAGTGAAAAGTTAATATTTGAAACAAAAAATGTAACCGTTAAATATAAAAACAAAATTGCCATTAAAGATGCCTCAATTAAGGGGTATGAAAAAGAGATTATAGGATTTATCGGGGCTGACGGGGCCGGGAAAAGCTCTTTTATGTATGCCATAAGCGGGGTTAAGGATTTTGAGGGGGAAATTAGTTATTATGGTTTTATTTACAAAAATATAAAAGAAGCAGAAAAATTAAAAAAAGACACAGGGTTTATGCCACAGGGCCTCGGGCTAGTACTATATAAAAATTTAAGCGTAAAAGAACATCTAGATTTTTTCAGTGACATAAGAAATTTAAAAAGAGATGATGAATACTGGGAATATAGGGAGAGACTTCTTAAAATGGCTGGGCTTTATGAATTTCAGGAGAGACTTGCTAAAAATTTAAGCGGGGGTATGAAACAAAAGCTCTCCCTTATCTGTACACTTATACATAAACCAAAACTTCTTATACTTGATGAGCCGACTACCGGGGTTGACCCTTTAAGCAGACGGGAGCTTTGGAAAATTCTGGATGAAACAAGAAGCGGTCTTACGATTGTAAGCACCGCATATATGCAGGAAGCCGCTTTGATGGACAGGGTATATCTCTTTGATGAGGGAAAAATTATTGCGGGAGGTAAGCCAAAAGAACTTATGGATTCAATTAAAAATTATGTTTATGAAGAAACAAAATGTGATGAATGTATTACATTTAATAAAACCACTTATTCACTGAAACCTTTAAAAGCACATCATAAAGAGCCGACATTAGAGGGGCTTTTTTTTGTAAATGCACTGAAAGACAATAAAATTCCTCCAAAAATGATTATTAAAGAAAGCAAAAAATCTCTTCCGGCCATTGTTCTTCAGGCAAAAGCCCTTACAAAAAGATTTGGAGATTTCACAGCCGATGACCATGTAAATTTGGAACTAAAAAAAGGGGAAATCTTAGGACTTCTTGGGGCAAACGGGGCTGGAAAAACAACATTAATTAAAATGCTTCTGGGACTTTATCCTATTGATGAGGGTGAGCTTATACTGCTTGGCAGAAAAATCAAATCGTATGAGGACAGAATTGAGCTAAAAAGTAAAATAGGCTATATGTCGCAACTGTTTGCGCTTTATAAAGATATGACGATAAGGGAAAATTTAATTTATTTTGCAAATATGCATAAAATACCTTTAGTTAAAGCCCATAATTTAATAAAAGAATATGCCAAATCCCTTGGATTTTATGAGTATTTAGACGAATTTCCAAAAGATGTACCGCTTGGAATAAATCAGAGGTTTTCTCTTACAGCCGCCATTATGCACGAACCGGTTGTGTTGTTTTTGGATGAGCCAACAAGCGGGGTTGATACAATAGCAAGGGCTCAGTTTTGGGATATTTTGCATCAGTTAAAAGAGAAATGGGGAATTTCAATTATAGTTACCACGCACTATATGAGTGAGGCTGAATACTGTGACAGGGTTGTTGTGTTAAAAAGAGGTAAAAAGATAGTGGATGATAGTGTTGAAAATCTACATAAAAAATTTCCTGAAGCAAGAAGTTTTGAAGAGATATTTATTAAATTTTATGAGGAAAGCAATTGA
- a CDS encoding TolC family protein, with product MKKFVLIFPLLLSAENFNDIAKSITNSLNYKLAQKDVEIYEKKLKAARAKNYGTFDFSYTYVRLHDNPIMKMNMPAAIGAQNAGSAPVYPLIYKDMSAEFQAGEKNNFSGVLKYSYPLFTGFAITNLIKKSKIELMQKKLMLKNVKRVLLLNSANLYANIYALNAKIDALNKAKKAVIQAKEKAEAFYNEGLLNKSEVDEIDAKYYEIEAQIQNTVSQKKALLNSLSTLLNKKIEKIDGIDIPNLKKESIENRPDILAIKENLNLSDTFIKMAKSKNYPEIGIEVALKKEANNISLSRNNYQNRDKSYAALAMQYNIFDGGEKEANIEEAKLFKMKSMIYYQNYLNSALTDYKNDLLTLKALKEMYKSAKSEVRARLSYYEYIDAKFNEGLADSADLTDAIAKLAEARAKKEAVKSQIFFYTIKTNLDGGNSF from the coding sequence ATGAAAAAGTTTGTTTTAATATTCCCTCTGTTGCTTAGTGCCGAGAATTTTAACGATATAGCAAAATCTATAACAAATTCTTTAAATTATAAACTTGCACAAAAAGATGTTGAAATTTATGAAAAAAAATTAAAAGCTGCCCGGGCTAAAAATTACGGAACCTTTGATTTCAGTTATACTTATGTGAGGCTGCATGATAATCCTATCATGAAAATGAATATGCCGGCGGCAATAGGTGCGCAAAATGCCGGAAGTGCTCCTGTTTACCCGTTAATTTATAAAGATATGAGTGCTGAATTTCAGGCAGGAGAAAAAAATAATTTCAGCGGGGTTTTAAAATATTCTTATCCTCTTTTTACCGGTTTTGCAATAACAAATTTAATCAAAAAGAGTAAAATTGAACTAATGCAAAAAAAACTTATGCTAAAAAATGTTAAAAGAGTTTTGCTTTTAAATTCTGCAAACCTTTATGCAAATATTTATGCTTTAAATGCTAAAATTGATGCATTAAATAAAGCAAAAAAGGCTGTTATACAGGCAAAGGAAAAGGCTGAGGCTTTTTACAATGAAGGTCTTTTAAATAAATCCGAAGTCGATGAAATAGATGCAAAATATTATGAAATTGAAGCTCAGATTCAAAACACCGTCTCTCAAAAAAAAGCTCTTTTAAACAGTTTATCAACCCTGCTTAATAAAAAAATAGAAAAAATTGACGGAATTGATATTCCTAATCTTAAAAAAGAAAGCATTGAAAACAGACCTGATATTTTGGCAATAAAAGAAAATTTAAATTTAAGCGATACTTTTATAAAAATGGCAAAATCAAAAAATTATCCCGAGATCGGTATTGAAGTGGCATTAAAAAAAGAAGCTAACAATATCTCTCTTAGCAGAAACAATTATCAAAATAGAGATAAATCATATGCAGCTTTGGCTATGCAGTATAATATATTTGACGGGGGAGAAAAAGAGGCAAATATTGAAGAGGCGAAACTTTTTAAGATGAAAAGTATGATTTATTATCAAAATTATTTAAACTCTGCTTTAACAGATTATAAAAATGATTTGTTAACCCTTAAAGCGTTGAAAGAGATGTATAAATCGGCAAAATCTGAAGTTAGAGCAAGGCTTAGTTATTATGAATATATTGATGCCAAATTTAACGAAGGGCTTGCAGATTCGGCCGATTTGACAGATGCTATTGCTAAACTGGCAGAGGCTAGGGCTAAAAAAGAGGCTGTGAAATCACAGATTTTCTTTTATACAATAAAGACTAATCTGGACGGGGGAAACAGTTTTTAA
- a CDS encoding ATP-binding protein — protein sequence MKQAIISHNKHWKQKYENLFYRDVVEKLVKKINLKHIQVLTGIRRSGKSSIFKILINYLIDNNINPLTILYINLDDPFFSEIWQDSKKLYDLITSSESITGKKIKYLFLDEIQNVNNWEKFIKVSYDNETFKKIFITGSNAKLLEGEFASLISGRYLKEIIYPLSFKEVLRLNNINSYLDLLDNKAKVLSIIEEMMEYGSFFEVLKEKEFKRDILLNYLESIIYKDCIMNNNIRDAKFFKNFVQLVLSNISNLYSYNSLAKALNSNENTVKAYLSYLQEAFLIYEINNFSFSLKNQIKSKKKSYTIDNGLAAQTSFRFSSDKGKLFENLVFSELKKRNYEIYFYNEKYECDFLVKDDKLKAIQVAYELNDFNFEREIRSLINLPFEAEKYLITFNQEKIYEDIKIVPFYEFFK from the coding sequence TTGAAACAAGCAATTATATCTCACAATAAACACTGGAAACAAAAATATGAAAATCTTTTTTATAGAGATGTAGTGGAAAAATTAGTAAAAAAAATTAATTTAAAGCATATACAGGTTTTGACAGGAATAAGAAGAAGCGGTAAAAGCAGTATATTTAAAATTTTGATAAATTATTTAATTGACAATAATATTAATCCTTTAACTATTTTATATATTAATTTAGATGATCCGTTTTTTAGTGAAATTTGGCAGGATTCTAAAAAATTATATGATTTAATAACTAGCAGTGAAAGTATTACAGGTAAAAAAATAAAATATCTTTTTTTAGATGAAATTCAAAATGTAAATAACTGGGAAAAATTTATCAAAGTAAGTTATGATAATGAAACTTTTAAAAAAATCTTCATTACAGGAAGTAATGCAAAACTGTTAGAAGGTGAATTTGCCAGTTTAATCAGCGGAAGATATTTAAAAGAAATTATTTATCCTTTAAGTTTTAAAGAAGTTTTGAGATTAAATAATATCAATTCATATTTAGATTTGTTGGATAACAAAGCCAAAGTTTTGTCAATTATAGAAGAAATGATGGAATATGGAAGTTTTTTTGAAGTTTTAAAAGAAAAAGAGTTTAAAAGAGATATTCTTTTAAATTATTTAGAAAGCATAATTTATAAAGACTGTATTATGAATAATAATATAAGAGATGCAAAATTTTTTAAGAATTTTGTCCAATTAGTATTGTCTAATATATCAAATTTGTATTCATATAATTCTCTTGCCAAAGCTCTTAATTCAAACGAAAATACTGTTAAAGCCTATTTATCTTACTTACAGGAAGCTTTTTTAATTTATGAAATAAACAACTTTAGTTTTTCTTTAAAAAATCAGATTAAATCTAAAAAGAAAAGTTATACGATTGATAACGGGTTAGCAGCCCAGACTTCTTTTAGATTTAGCAGTGATAAGGGAAAGTTGTTTGAAAATCTGGTGTTTAGCGAACTTAAAAAAAGAAATTATGAAATATATTTTTACAATGAAAAATATGAATGTGATTTTTTAGTAAAAGATGACAAATTAAAAGCAATTCAGGTGGCATATGAATTAAATGATTTTAATTTTGAAAGAGAAATTAGGAGTTTAATTAATTTACCGTTTGAGGCTGAAAAATATTTAATTACTTTTAACCAGGAAAAAATATATGAAGATATTAAAATTGTTCCTTTTTATGAGTTTTTTAAATGA
- a CDS encoding MraY family glycosyltransferase, with protein sequence MLEFLISFILSAIFVYLIYKKNYGLDKTADEKSHAMHTHKVSRLGGLGIIASITITSVFFSPLLTNILIAGTAIFTFGFLEDRFHLDLPYSKKIAFIFLSALVLVYMTKEGVFNGGFIILNKNNPFEAAIGYIIAIIGIVGFASAINFIDGLNGYATGVIFITLSFFGYHFYITGMYEYLKVVLILNGAILGFLIFNFPYGKIFLGDMGAHLIGFIVGFLSIAMTNHDPKLTVWYPLAAFTIPIINTLQKFPRRIKRKKLYGIPFSESDSEDLHYFMFKYIKQKYPNIKDNAIKNSIAALYILIPHIILNIIVFYFRYNPFALISIFIIASLIYLWIYNILRKKYEKELN encoded by the coding sequence ATGTTAGAATTTTTAATCTCATTTATATTATCTGCAATTTTTGTTTATCTAATTTACAAAAAAAATTATGGATTAGACAAGACTGCTGATGAAAAAAGTCATGCTATGCATACCCATAAAGTGTCAAGACTCGGAGGTTTAGGAATTATTGCAAGTATAACCATTACTTCAGTATTTTTTTCTCCTCTACTAACAAATATACTCATAGCGGGAACAGCAATATTTACCTTTGGTTTTTTAGAAGACAGATTTCATTTAGATCTACCTTATTCAAAAAAAATAGCCTTTATATTCCTTTCAGCATTAGTTTTAGTTTATATGACAAAAGAAGGTGTATTTAACGGAGGATTTATAATCTTAAATAAAAACAATCCTTTTGAAGCCGCAATAGGTTATATTATTGCAATAATAGGAATTGTAGGATTTGCAAGTGCTATAAATTTTATTGATGGACTAAACGGTTATGCTACGGGAGTAATATTTATTACATTATCATTTTTTGGTTATCATTTTTATATTACAGGGATGTATGAATATTTAAAAGTAGTACTTATTTTAAACGGTGCTATTTTAGGATTTTTGATTTTTAATTTTCCATATGGAAAAATTTTTTTAGGAGATATGGGAGCCCATCTTATAGGATTTATTGTAGGGTTTTTATCAATTGCTATGACAAATCATGACCCAAAATTAACAGTATGGTATCCTTTAGCAGCATTTACAATTCCTATTATAAATACTTTACAAAAATTTCCAAGAAGAATAAAAAGAAAAAAATTATACGGAATACCTTTTAGTGAATCAGACAGTGAAGATTTGCATTATTTTATGTTTAAATATATAAAACAAAAATATCCAAATATAAAAGATAATGCAATCAAAAATTCCATAGCGGCACTTTATATATTAATCCCACATATTATTTTAAATATTATTGTCTTTTATTTCAGATACAATCCGTTTGCCTTAATTTCAATATTTATAATAGCAAGTCTTATTTATTTATGGATTTATAATATTTTAAGAAAAAAATATGAAAAAGAGTTAAATTAA
- a CDS encoding HlyD family secretion protein, translating into MKKNILGIILIVLVAIGGVLIYKALNSKKVPPELVAGVGNFDGDLININTKYPGRVVKINVDDGSDIKKGEIIAVLDSDEYRDKLKAVESQIKAKENELNFTTAKINNSIKEAELACKAKKNELKALEKNIESLKAVIAQDKKDEKRIAELVKRKVNKIHDLELAKLKTVTDTKKLDALKAKKEALIKAVNIARKNLDTAIAAKENIKALKNAVLALKSQRDEIQVIIDKLTIKSPVNGYIVDKVANIGEVLGAGMSVVTAIDPENLYLKMYVDEINNGKIKIGDRAVIFLDAYPNKPIPARVIKIAQKAEFTPKEVEVREDRIERVYEVDIKPVTPNPLIKFGLPGIGVISIGGKLPDSLDELPKL; encoded by the coding sequence ATGAAAAAGAATATACTCGGAATTATTTTGATAGTTTTGGTGGCAATTGGTGGGGTTTTAATATATAAAGCGTTAAATTCAAAAAAAGTTCCTCCGGAACTTGTGGCGGGGGTTGGCAATTTTGACGGGGATTTGATAAATATTAATACAAAATATCCCGGAAGGGTTGTAAAAATCAATGTTGATGACGGGAGCGATATAAAAAAAGGTGAAATTATTGCTGTTTTGGACAGTGATGAATACAGGGATAAATTAAAAGCAGTTGAATCTCAAATAAAAGCAAAAGAGAATGAATTAAATTTTACAACAGCTAAAATTAATAATTCAATAAAAGAGGCAGAGCTTGCCTGTAAAGCCAAAAAAAATGAATTAAAAGCGTTAGAGAAAAATATTGAATCCCTAAAAGCTGTAATAGCCCAGGATAAAAAAGATGAGAAAAGAATTGCCGAACTTGTTAAAAGAAAAGTAAATAAAATTCACGATTTAGAACTTGCGAAACTAAAAACTGTAACAGATACCAAAAAGTTAGATGCTTTAAAAGCTAAAAAAGAGGCTTTAATTAAAGCAGTTAATATCGCCAGGAAAAATTTAGATACGGCAATTGCCGCAAAAGAGAATATAAAAGCTCTTAAAAATGCCGTTTTAGCGTTAAAGTCACAAAGAGATGAAATTCAAGTAATAATTGACAAACTTACTATAAAATCCCCAGTAAACGGATACATTGTAGATAAAGTGGCAAACATCGGGGAAGTTTTGGGTGCAGGTATGAGTGTTGTCACTGCGATAGATCCCGAAAATTTATATTTAAAAATGTATGTGGATGAAATTAATAATGGAAAAATAAAAATAGGTGACAGGGCGGTTATATTTTTAGATGCATATCCAAATAAGCCGATACCGGCACGTGTTATAAAAATTGCCCAAAAAGCGGAATTTACTCCAAAAGAGGTTGAAGTTAGGGAAGACAGGATTGAAAGAGTTTATGAGGTTGATATAAAACCGGTTACCCCGAATCCATTGATTAAATTCGGACTTCCCGGAATCGGGGTTATTAGTATAGGGGGTAAATTACCGGACAGTTTGGATGAATTGCCAAAACTTTAA